DNA from Asanoa sp. WMMD1127:
GCCGGCGCGCTGGTGCTGGCGGCGGCCACCCTGCTGACCGTCCTGGCGCTCGCCGATCCGACCGGCGTGCTGCCGTTGCCCGGCGGCGGCGACCGGGAGCCGAACCCGCCGGCGGCGACCAGCGACGCCGAGCCGGCCTCGGTGGACACCGAACCCGTCGGCGGCGAGCCCCGGCCCACCGGTCCGTCCGCCGGGGCACCGACGGCCGGGCCGACCGGCCAACCCGGCGCCACCAACCCGCCGGCCGGCACCGACCCGGGTGGCGGCACCGGGCCCGACGACAGCGACGACCCGGCGCCGACCCCGACGGCCGAGCCGACCACGGACCCCGAGCCCACGGCCGAGCCGACCACGCAGCCCGACGAGCCGGACGAGCCGGAACCGACCCCGTCGGACGACGTCGAACCGGCCTCGTCCCCCGCCGCGGCCCAGTCCAGCTAGGACGGTTCAGGGGCCCTTGACGACCTGGGGCACGACGCGGTGGGCGGTGGCCAGCACCGTGGCCACGACGAGCCCGGCCGTGCCGGCGATGCCGAGCGCGCCTCCGCCGTACGCCACCAGCAGTCGGTTTCTGCTCAGCTCGTCGGTCGGCGTCGCCAGCACCTGGTCGGTCAGCTTCAGCGCCACCGCCGCCCCCGCGAGCAGCACCAGGCCGGTCAGGCTCAGCACCGTCACGGAGAACCGGTTGGGCGGCCCGTAGTCGACCTGGCCGTGCTGGCGTTGCGCGAACAGGATGAACAGGCTCGCGATGTTGGCCCAGACGCCGACGACGAGCAACGCCGCCACGACGTCGCTGGGCCGGTGCCAGCCCGCCGACAGCGTGGCCACACCGACGATCGCGGCCGCCGCGGCGCCGAGCATCGCGCCGGCGCCGCGGATCCGCGCCGGAAGCACCAGCAGCAGGGCGACCGCGACCGCGGCGGCGATCGTGGTGTGGCCGCTCGGCAGGCTGTTGCCGGCCGCCGCGCGCTCGACGTCGACGCCGAGCTGCGGGCGCTCGATGAGCCGCTTGAGCACCTGCGTGGTCACGCTCGCGCCGGCGATGAGGAGGACCGCGCCGGCCGCCACCGCGACCCGCCGCCGGATCAGCGCGATGAACCCGATGACGGCCGTGGCGGCGACCAGCGACACCACCGAAACGGTGTCGAGCACGGTGTCGACGACGCCGTCGATCCGGGCCTGCCCGATCCAGTTGCCGGCCAGCGCGACGGTGTCCAGCAGCTGCCCGTGCCTCGACCGCACGAAGAACCGCCAGACCGCCACCACACCGCCGACCTCGACGGCTGCCACGAGGAGCAGCCAGAGGCCTAGACCGATCGGCCACCTACGCATGCGCAGCAACCTAGCGGACGCCCCGGCGGCCCTTTCTCATGGTGCCCACTCGGCAACCAGGCACGCGTGACGGAACGCGTCGCCGCCGCGCGGTCACGCGAACCGCCCGCGCGGATCCCACTGTCGCCGCAGGGCGACGAGCTTGTCGTGTACCTCGGCGGGATAGCCGGTCGCGCGGTGCGCGGCGCTTCCGTCGCCCGGCGTCAGGAAGTTGGCGAACGTCCGCCCCGTCGTCCACCGGCCGAGCTCCGCCACGATGCGGTCCTGGAAGGCGACGTGGGCGGGCGCCGCGTCGGCGGCGGCGACGCTGGCCAGGAAGAGCAGGAACGGGGCGTCCCGGTTGGCGACCGCGTTCGGCTCCCGCGGCGCCCTGCGCAACGCCCCGGCCAGGTGCCGGACCTCGACCAGGGTCACGGGTACGTCGGCGGCGTCCACGGCGACGTCGACGAGCCGGTCCACCGCCTCCGCCGGGAGGTCGCCCAGGAGCGCGGACCGCTCGTACACCGGCAATGGCTCGACGGGGTCCGCGTGGATCGCCGCGACCGCGGGATAGGGCAGCTCGCCGACCGTGTCCACGATCGCCGGCGCGGCGGCGCGGACCGGAGCGATCAGCCGGGCGCCGTCAGCGGCCGGGCCGAGGTACGCGACACGGACGTGGACCACCTGACGGCCGCGCAGCGGCTCCGGCACCGAGTCCGCCGGTGGCAGCCGGAGCACCGCGATCGACGACGTGAGCTCGTCGGGGGTCGAGTCGATCCAGGCGCGCCACGCGTGCAGGACCGTCCTCGCGTGCTCGCCCGGGAAGAAGATCCCGCCGCCGTAGAGGTGCGGCAGGGGGAACAGCCGGAACTCCATGGCGGTGACGACGCCGAAGCCCGTCCTGCCGCCGCGCAGTCCCCAGAACAACTCGGGCTCCGTGGCGGCGGTGACCGTGCGGGCGACGCCGTCGGCGGTGACGAGGTCGATGGACAGGACGTGGTCGGCGGCGTACCCCTGGGTGCGGCCCAGGATCGGACTCAGCCCACCGCCGAGCGTGTACCCGACGACGCCGACGGTCGGCGACGACCCGTTTGCGGCGGCCAGGCGGTGCGGTGCGGCCGCGTCGATCACCTGTTGCCAGCGCACGCCGGCGCCGACCCGGGCCGTACGCCTCTTCGGGTCGACGGTGACCTCGGTCATGCGCGAGGTGTCGATCAGGACGCCGCCCTCGGCCGCGGCGGCCGGTCCGTGCCCGGTGGCCTGCACGACGACGCGCAGGTCGTGCTCGTCGGCGAAGCGCACGGCCGCGCTGACGTCGCCCGCGGTGGCCGCGGCGACGACCAGGGCGGGCCGGTGCTGGACGGCGACGTTGTAGCCGCCGCGCGCGGCGTCGTAGCCGTCGTCGCCGGGCAGGTAGGCGGCGCCGCCGCTGGAGAGCCGGGCGGCCAGCGTCGCGGCTGGCGGGAAATCTGTAGTGGTCATGCCGCCAAACCAACGCCGCCCGCGTCGACACCCGATCAGGGCCCGATTGACGTCCGATTGACGACGGCGGTTCGGCACGCGGCGGCGCGGCGGCTAGCGTTGATCGAACTATTGCTTGGGGGAACGATGTCTACGCGGCCCGATGTCCGGTTCGGGGTCCTCGGTCCGGTGCGGATGTGGCGGGGCGGCCGGCAGGTGCCGCTCGGGTCACCGCAACAGCTGGTGCTCCTGTCCGCGCTGCTGCTGCGGGAAGGCCGGCCCGCCTCCGTCGACGAGCTGACCGCCGCCGTCTGGGACGGGGAGCCGCCGCGGGCGGCGACCAGCACCATCCGCACCTACGTGTCGCGGTTGCGGCGGATCCTCGCCGGCACCACGGTGACGATCGAGACGGTCGGCGACGGGTACGCGATACCGGACGCGCCCGTGGACGTGACCGCGTTCCGCCGGTCCGCCGCCCGGGCCGGCGAGCTGCTGCGGACCGGTGACGCCGCCGGCGCCGTGGCCGTCCTGGACGAAGCGCTGGCGCTCTGGCGCGGGCCCGCGCTGGCGGGCCTGACCGGCCGGTTCGCGGCGGCGCAGCGGACCCGCCTCGAGGAGAGCCGGCTGGCCGCCGACGAGATGCGGTTGACCGCGGTGCTCGACGCGTACCCGGGCCGGCACGCGGCGCTCGTCCCGGACCTCGCCGCCCTCGTCGACGCCCATCCGCTGCGGGAGGGGCCGCGGCTCCTGCTCATGCGGGCGTTGCACGGCAGCGGCCGGCCCGCCGACGCGCTCGCGGTCTACCGGGAAGGGCGCGCCCGCCTGGCCGACGACCTCGGCCTCGAACCGGGGCCGGCGCTGCGACTCCTGCACGAGGGAATCCTTCGCGGCGAGCCGGGCGGGTCCGACCGCGTGCCGCGGGCTCAGCCGCTGAGCGCCGCCGCGCCCGACCCGGCCGGGCCGAACCGGCTCCCGCACGATCTGGCCGACTTCACCGGCCGTGCGGCGGAGCTGGCCGAGATCAGCGCCGCCCTGCTCGACGGTCCGGGCTGGGTCGGCATCGCCGGGCTGGACGGGATCGGCCGCACGGCCGTCGCGGTCCACGCGGCCCACCGGCTGCGTCACCGGTTCGCCGGGGGCCAGCTCTACGCCGACGTCGCCGGCTCAGCCGACCTCGCCGACATCCTCGCCGGATGGCTGTTCGCCTTCGACGTGGCCGCGGCCGACCTCCCGGCGTCGGTCAACGCCCGACTCTCGTTGCTGCGCCACGTCACGGGCGGCCGGCCGCTGCTGATCGTGCTCGACAACGTCGACGATCCCGCCCCGCTGGAGGCGCTGCTGCGGGCCCGTCCCGCCGGTGGCCTCATCATGACCAGCCGCCGCCCGCTGACCGACCTGCCCGCGGCCTGGATCAGGCTGGGCGGCCTGCGCCACGACGACGCCGTCCGGCTGCTCGAACGGATCGCCGGCGCCGAACGGGTCGCCACGGACCGGGCGGCGGTCGCGCAGCTGGCCCGGCTGGCCTCGGGATGGCCGCTGCCGCTGCGCCTCGTGGGGGCGCGGGTGCGGGACCGTCGCATGTGGAGCGTCGCGGCGATCGCGCGTCAGCTGGGACGGGAGCTGCAGAACGTGACCGGCGTGCTGCACGACGAGTGCGTGGCGGCGGAGGCGCCGCTGGTCCGCGCCTACGACCGGCTGCCGCCGACCCAGGCCCGGGCGCTGCGGCTCGCCGGCGCCATCGAGCAGGACGAGTTCACCACCGACGACATGGCCGCCCTGCTCGCCCTGCCGCGCGGGGCGGCGTGGAGCGCCATCGACCCGCTGGTGGACCTGGCGCTGGTCGAGGAGACGACAAGGCCGCACCACTACCGGCTGCACCCGATCGTCCGTGCCTTCGCCCGCCGGCAGGCGCACACCGTCGAAGGCACCGCGGGCGTCGTCGCGGCGCGCGAACGACTCTCCGCCCTGCGCGCCGGCGCCGATCTGGCGGCGCTGGAAAGCTCGCTCGTCCCGATGCGCTGAGCCCGCGTCAGCGGGCGGCGGCTTCGGCGAGGGCCGATACCAGCGCGGCGGTGGCCGGCGGGTCCGGCGGCTCGCCGTAGGTGGCCGCGTAGATGCGGCGCGGTGGCACGCGCAGGCGGGTGGCGGTGATCGCGGGATGCCGGTGAGCGCGCAGGGCCAGCCCCGGGATCGTGGTGACGCCCAGGCCGGCCGCGACGAGGCTCTGCATGACCACCATGTCGTCGGTCGTGTAGGCCAGCGTCGGCACGAACCCCGCGCGTTCGCAGAGGTCGACGAGGTGGGTGCGGCAGCGTTCACAGCCACCGATCCACGGCGTGCGCGCGTGGTCCGTAAGCCTGGTCCCGCCACCGCTCGTCAGCAGGTAGAGCGGGTCGTCGAGCAGGTGGGTCAGGCGGATGCCGTCCTCCTCCGGGGCGGTGTCGTCGTAGCGGAAGATCACCGCGACGTCGACGTGGCCGGCCCGGAGCAGGTCCAGCGCCTCCTCGGGGTGGGTGTCGGCCAGGCCGAGCGCGAGGCGGGGGTGTCGTTCGGCCAGGATCGCGGCCGCGGGTGGCGCCAGGGAGCTCATGACGGAGCTGAAACCGGCCAGGCGTACGCGGCCCGCGTCGAGCCCCACGAGCGCGGTGAGCTCGGCGGTGGCGGAGTCGACGCGACCGATGATCTCGGCGGCCCGGTCGGCCAGCAGGCGCCCGGCCGCCGTGAACCTGACGCCGCGCCCGACCCGCTGGAGCAATTGGGCGCCGAGCTGAGCCTCCATTCTGGACAGGTGGTGGCTGATCGCCGGTTGCGTATAGCTGAGCTCCTTGGCGGCGGCGGTGACCGACCCGAGGCGACGGACGGCATCGATCACGCGAAGCTGGACGAGGGTCACCATCCATAAATCGTACGCATGGGTTGCTCAGGCTATTGGCATTAGACTTATGGATGGCCGACCGGCATCGTCGTACGCATGACGACGTTCGCGATCGCGGCCCTGGTGCTGATCATGTTGCCGGGGCCGGACCAGGCCCTGATCACCCGCAACGCGCTGGTCGGCGGCCGGGCGGGCGGGCTGCTCACGATGCTCGGCGGCGTGCTCGGCTCGGGCGTGCACGTTGCGGCGGCCGCACTGGGACTGTCGGCGCTGCTGCTCGCCTCGGCGACCGCGTTCACGGCGCTGAAGATCGTGGGGGCGGCGTACCTGCTGTGGCTCGGCGTCCACCTGCTCTGGTCGGCGCGGGCGTCGGCCGTCGACGAGCCGGCGGTGAGGGCGGCGCCGCACCGGTCGGCGTACCTCTGGCAAGGTTTCCTGTCCAACGCCCTCAACCCGAAGGTGGCGCTGTTCTTCGTCACGTTCCTGCCGCAGTTCCTCAGCGCGGACAGCCGCTCCCCGCGGGCGGAGGCCATGCTGTTGTCGGGGGTGTTCGCGGTGCTCTACGTGGCGTGGTTCGGCCTGTACGTGGCCGCCGTCGAGCGACTCGGCCGCTGCCTGCGCCGCCCGCGGGTCAAGGCCTGGATCGAGCGGGTGACCGGGGTGCTGCTGGCCGCCGTCGCGATCCGCCTGGTGACGACCAGCCACTGACCGCCGAACGAGGGGGGACGAGGGTGACGCTCCGGCGATGGCCCGCGGTGACGCCTTGGGTGACCGTCGCTGCCGCCGCGTTCGCCGCCGTGGCCTGTGCCGCGTCGGACGAGCGCGCCCCGCTGCCGCCGGCGATGGCCGCCGAGCTGGCGACCGTCGTGGTCACCGCGCTCGAGACCGGTTCGGCGGACCCGTTGCTCGCCGGCTCGGACGGGCGGTTGGTGTGCGTGGCCGAGCCGTTCGGCGCCGACCCGGTCGACGCTGCGACGGCCGGCGATGTCACCACCGTCTACGCCGCGGTGCTGTGCGCCGAGAAGCGCGACGGGGTCGCCTTCGAGGACAGCTCGCGGGTCAGCACGGTGGTAGCGGTCCACCGATCGAGCCCGGCGCGGGTCGAGGCACCAGGCGACGGCGCCGCCCACCAGGCCGACATCGAGCGGATCTTCCCGGAGGACCTCCGCGAGCGCGCGTTCGCGGGCCACCCCGATCCCGGAGCCGGCGAACGCGAACTAGCCGCCCGCTACACGCGCTGACCCATTGGCCGCCACACGATCAACGGTGCGCGGCCGCATCAACCAGCACGCTCCGACCGGTGCCAAGCCACGAAGCGCCCGGCACGGAGCAGTCTGGCGGGCGATTACCCACCGCTAAGCCACCTTGGGCGGTCGGCCAGCCACGCGGAGCGCACGCCAGCCAGCACCAAGCCGCGCCCCGGCGGGTCCGCCGCGCGGAGCGCGCACCGACCAGCGCCAGGCCGCGCCGCACCGGCGGGTCCGCCGCGCGGAGCGCACGCCGACCAGCGCCAGGCCGCGCCGCACCGGCGGGTCCGCCGTCGCACAGCGCGCACCGACCAGCGCCAGGCCGCCGGGCGCGGGCGGGTCAGCCGCGCGTGCGGGTGGTCGCCTTCGATGCCGTCCGTGCCCGCGGAGCCGCGGCCTTCTTCGCCGGCTTCTCCTCCGCCTGCGCTGCCGCGGTCGTCTTCGCCCGCGAGTTGGTCGCGGCCTTGGTGGCCTTGGCCGCGGTCGT
Protein-coding regions in this window:
- a CDS encoding phosphatase PAP2 family protein, with protein sequence MRRWPIGLGLWLLLVAAVEVGGVVAVWRFFVRSRHGQLLDTVALAGNWIGQARIDGVVDTVLDTVSVVSLVAATAVIGFIALIRRRVAVAAGAVLLIAGASVTTQVLKRLIERPQLGVDVERAAAGNSLPSGHTTIAAAVAVALLLVLPARIRGAGAMLGAAAAAIVGVATLSAGWHRPSDVVAALLVVGVWANIASLFILFAQRQHGQVDYGPPNRFSVTVLSLTGLVLLAGAAVALKLTDQVLATPTDELSRNRLLVAYGGGALGIAGTAGLVVATVLATAHRVVPQVVKGP
- a CDS encoding FAD-binding oxidoreductase; this translates as MTTTDFPPAATLAARLSSGGAAYLPGDDGYDAARGGYNVAVQHRPALVVAAATAGDVSAAVRFADEHDLRVVVQATGHGPAAAAEGGVLIDTSRMTEVTVDPKRRTARVGAGVRWQQVIDAAAPHRLAAANGSSPTVGVVGYTLGGGLSPILGRTQGYAADHVLSIDLVTADGVARTVTAATEPELFWGLRGGRTGFGVVTAMEFRLFPLPHLYGGGIFFPGEHARTVLHAWRAWIDSTPDELTSSIAVLRLPPADSVPEPLRGRQVVHVRVAYLGPAADGARLIAPVRAAAPAIVDTVGELPYPAVAAIHADPVEPLPVYERSALLGDLPAEAVDRLVDVAVDAADVPVTLVEVRHLAGALRRAPREPNAVANRDAPFLLFLASVAAADAAPAHVAFQDRIVAELGRWTTGRTFANFLTPGDGSAAHRATGYPAEVHDKLVALRRQWDPRGRFA
- a CDS encoding AfsR/SARP family transcriptional regulator codes for the protein MSTRPDVRFGVLGPVRMWRGGRQVPLGSPQQLVLLSALLLREGRPASVDELTAAVWDGEPPRAATSTIRTYVSRLRRILAGTTVTIETVGDGYAIPDAPVDVTAFRRSAARAGELLRTGDAAGAVAVLDEALALWRGPALAGLTGRFAAAQRTRLEESRLAADEMRLTAVLDAYPGRHAALVPDLAALVDAHPLREGPRLLLMRALHGSGRPADALAVYREGRARLADDLGLEPGPALRLLHEGILRGEPGGSDRVPRAQPLSAAAPDPAGPNRLPHDLADFTGRAAELAEISAALLDGPGWVGIAGLDGIGRTAVAVHAAHRLRHRFAGGQLYADVAGSADLADILAGWLFAFDVAAADLPASVNARLSLLRHVTGGRPLLIVLDNVDDPAPLEALLRARPAGGLIMTSRRPLTDLPAAWIRLGGLRHDDAVRLLERIAGAERVATDRAAVAQLARLASGWPLPLRLVGARVRDRRMWSVAAIARQLGRELQNVTGVLHDECVAAEAPLVRAYDRLPPTQARALRLAGAIEQDEFTTDDMAALLALPRGAAWSAIDPLVDLALVEETTRPHHYRLHPIVRAFARRQAHTVEGTAGVVAARERLSALRAGADLAALESSLVPMR
- a CDS encoding LysR family transcriptional regulator, translating into MVTLVQLRVIDAVRRLGSVTAAAKELSYTQPAISHHLSRMEAQLGAQLLQRVGRGVRFTAAGRLLADRAAEIIGRVDSATAELTALVGLDAGRVRLAGFSSVMSSLAPPAAAILAERHPRLALGLADTHPEEALDLLRAGHVDVAVIFRYDDTAPEEDGIRLTHLLDDPLYLLTSGGGTRLTDHARTPWIGGCERCRTHLVDLCERAGFVPTLAYTTDDMVVMQSLVAAGLGVTTIPGLALRAHRHPAITATRLRVPPRRIYAATYGEPPDPPATAALVSALAEAAAR
- a CDS encoding LysE family translocator encodes the protein MTTFAIAALVLIMLPGPDQALITRNALVGGRAGGLLTMLGGVLGSGVHVAAAALGLSALLLASATAFTALKIVGAAYLLWLGVHLLWSARASAVDEPAVRAAPHRSAYLWQGFLSNALNPKVALFFVTFLPQFLSADSRSPRAEAMLLSGVFAVLYVAWFGLYVAAVERLGRCLRRPRVKAWIERVTGVLLAAVAIRLVTTSH